From the genome of Triticum aestivum cultivar Chinese Spring chromosome 3B, IWGSC CS RefSeq v2.1, whole genome shotgun sequence, one region includes:
- the LOC123065025 gene encoding uncharacterized protein, which produces MDGADSMRFQRQASCSCAPSMSRGYVRSGFDLDDDDFDGFADGHFDKAGVVQHGRAPPTAASRGCGTKLRGLWRKIVREKKRILLCSTGCVPVGGASAAAREPYDAYSYAQNFDDGAAWVEPDNLSRSFSARFAVPSRVLQRVAV; this is translated from the coding sequence ATGGACGGCGCCGACAGCATGCGGTTCCAGCGGCAGGCCTCCTGCTCCTGCGCCCCCTCCATGTCCCGCGGCTACGTCCGCAGCGGCTTCGACCTCGACGACGACGACTTCGACGGCTTCGCCGACGGGCACTTCGACAAGGCCGGCGTCGTCCAGCACGGGAGGGCGCCGCCCACCGCCGCGTCGCGCGGGTGCGGCACGAAGCTGAGGGGCCTGTGGCGGAAGATCGTCCGGGAGAAGAAGAGGATACTGCTCTGCTCCACCGGCTGCGTGCCCGTCGGcggggcctcggcggcggcgcgggagcccTACGACGCGTACAGCTACGCGCAGAACTTCGACGACGGCGCGGCCTGGGTGGAGCCCGACAACCTCTCGCGCTCCTTCTCCGCGCGCTTCGCCGTCCCCTCCAGGGTCCTGCAGCGGGTCGCCGTGtag